The sequence GTACGGCTGTGCGCTCTCGTACGGGTATCCACACCGGTTCTGGCTGGTGACCGGGACGCGCACGGAACGCGTCTCGATCCGGGAGGACGATTCGGTCCACCTGATGGCCACGATCTGGGACCGGGCGTCCGGGATCGTCCTGCCCGACGCGAGTCCCGACGTGGAGATATCCGTCGGCGAAGAGACGGTCACATCCCTCAACCCCTGGTCCATGCTCTCCCAGCAGATGGGCTTTCACTTCGGTGACAACGTCACTCTCCCAGGCGATGGGTCCTACGACGTCGAAATCGGGATCGCACCGCCCTCGCTCCCCCGATCCGAGTCCATGCCCGACGCTCCCGACGAGCGGACGACCTGCTCGGTCGACTTCGAGTTCTCCCGGGCCGAACGCGACGAACTATCGGTCACGGAGTTCCCGGACAGACAGGGCGACCCAGGTGCGGTGCCCGCGATGGACATGTCGATGACGCCGACGTCGACGGTGCCAACCATGGGAGACCTCCCCGGGCGGACGCTCGGGTCGGCCACGAGCGGGGACGCCGCCTTCACCGTAACGATCGTCGACGACGCCGCCCGATTCGGTGCGTCGGCGGACCAGTCCTATCTGTCGGTGTCGCCGCGGACGCCACACAATCGGTTCGGACTCCCGTTCATGTCGCTCTCGGCGTCTCTGGACCGCGACGGCTCCGCCACAGACGTCTCCCTCGACGCGGCCCTCGACCCGGCGCTCTCCCTCCATTACGGTGCGGTCGTCGCCGAACCGGTGACTGGCACCGACCTGACGGTCACCGTGGAGACGCCACCACAGGTATCCCGCCACGAGGGATACGAGACGGCATTCCTGGAGATGCCGCCGGTGGAGTTCACGCTGTAGGCCGCCACGACCGACAGGCGGCTATCGGTCGTCGGGCCCCGGGTCGCCAGTCCGATATCGCCGGCCCTGGGCAGACCCCTCGGCGACAACCAGCGAGTACTGTTCCATCTTGGTCAGGTAGGTTCGGAGCGTCCGCTTCGTTCGAGGCTCCTCGACGGTCTCCTCGTAGGCGTCGTAGAGGTCGCCCGGTGCGATCGGTTCGTCGCTCGCGATGACGTCGTAGAGGACGCGCTGGTGGTCGTTGAGTTTCTCGAGCAGTGTCCGCCTGACCCGTGTCTGCGCATCGCTGACCGCGTCGTCGACGATCGCCTCGGCGATCCCGTCTAGATCACGGCTCTCGGCCAACTGGGCCGCCGACCGGAGGACGGCGATGGCGTTGCGGGCGTTGCCGTCGGCCGCCCTGGCGATAGCCTCGAGTTCCGACCGACCGACGACGTCGGGTTGCAGCCCCTTCTGCGCGCGTTGTTCGAGGATCGAGACGAGCGCGTCGGTCCCGTAGCGGTCGAAGGACACGCGGGTCGCGGTCCGGAGACGACTCTGAAGTCGATCGTCGATGCCGGCGAGGACTTCGGCCTCCCCGTTCGAGATGAGCACCATCTCGACGTGTGGGAGTTCGTAGAGTTCGTAGAGGACGGCCGATTCAGCGAGCTGGTCCACCTCGTCCAGGATGACGACAACCGGGATATCGACCTCGCGAAGTCGTTCCAGCAGGTCGCTCGCCGACGACCGGTTGCGGATGGCCTCCGCGCTGTCCAGGCCGTCGAGGATCCGGAAGAGCACGCGGTACCGCGTGTAATCCGACCAGCAGTTGACGTACTGCGTCTCGATGTCGAGGACCCGCTCGCGCAGTTTTCCGAGGAGGTACTTCGCGCTGCACGTCTTGCCCGTCCCGCTCGGTCCGGTGAGGAGCAGTTCGGTGCCCGGGTCGCCCTCGACCACCGGCTTGAGCGCCGAGGCCATCAGGTTGAGCTCCGCGTCCCGGTGGTGCATGTCGCCCGGGACCCAGTCCTCCTGGAAGACGCGCGCGTCGGCGACGACGGCTCCGCGGGTTCCGTCTCCGATCACGGCCGGGTTTCGTCCCGAGCGATGAAAGCGGTTGTGGCGGGTCGGCGCTTTGGGGCAGGGTCCGCTGCTGGCGACCGGGCCTCACCCCTCGATCCAGCCGAGCGTGTCGCCGGGCGCGCAGACCTGGTCCTCGCTGATCCCGATCTCGACGAGGGTGCCGTCTGCCGGAGCGGGGACGTCGATATCTACTTTCTCCACCTGGATGGTGCAGAGCGTCTCGCCCTCGGTGACCGATGCCCCTTCGGTGACGAACCAGTCGACGAGGACTGCTTCGGCCTCGTCGGTGTCCTCGGGCCAGACGGCATCCGGGGTGACGGCGGTCCGTTCGCCGCTCATGGCGACAGCGAGCGGACCGGATCGAGCGACCGGATCGTCTGAACGATGTCGTCGGTTCCCGGCAGCACCTCGTTCTCCAGCGGCCGGGCGTACGGGATCGGAACGTCTGGTATCGCCAGTCGTTTGACGCCCTCGAGGTCCTCGAGTGCGGCCTCGGCGACTCGCGCGGTGATCTCGCCGGTGACTCCGAACGACTGGTAGTCCTCGTCGACGACGACCAGGTTGCCGGTCTTCCTGACCGACTCCAGGATCGTCTCCGTGTCGAGGGGGACGAGCGTCCGCAGGTCGATGACCTCGACGTCGACCTCGTCGGCCAGTTCTTCCGCCGCCTCCAGTGCCCGGTGGACGTGCAGACCGAGGGTGACCACGGTCACGTCGTCGCCCTCGCGTTTCACATCGGCGCTGCCGAACGGGATGGTGTAGTCCTCCTCGGGGACCGGCGTCTTCGGGCCGTCGGGGGCCGGCATCCAGCCGAGTCCCATGAGCCGTTTGTGGAACATGTACACGACGGGGTCGTCGTCGCGGATGGCGTTGTGCATGAGGCCCTTCGCGTCGTAGGCCGTGCTCGGTACGACGACCTTCATGCCGGGCAGGTGGGCGAAGGTGCCGTAGAGGGTCTGGGAGTGCTGGGCCGCGTCGTTGTAGGTCCCCCCGACGGCGGTCATGAGCGTCATCGGGACGGAGACGTTTCCGCCGCTCATGTAGGTGTTCTTCGCCATGTTGTTGTAGATCTGATCCATCGCGACGCCGAAGAAGTCGGCGAACATCAACTCGACGATGGGCCGCATGCCGGACTGAGCGGCACCCACGCCGGCCCCGATGAACGCCGTCTCCGAGATGGGGACGTCCATGACCCGATCGTAACCGAACTCCTCGCGGAGGCCGGTCGTGCTGTCGAAGATGCCCTCGTAATCGGCGACGTCCTCGCCCATCACGAAGACCTCCTCGTTTTCGCGCATCTCGTGGGCGATGGCGTCGACCATCGCTCTGCTCATCGTGCGTTCGCGATCGGTCATTGGGTTTCACCTCCGTCGGTCGCCGGTTCGGCGTCCGTGACCCCGGACGGCGGGTTGGTGAAGACGTCCTCGTAGGCAGCGTCGGGTTCGGGTTCGGGCTGATCTTTCGCCCAGGCGATAGCGTCGTCGACGCGCTCCTGGGCGTCGGTCCTGATCGAGTCCCGTTCGTCGGCGGTAATTCCGGCGTCCTCCATGGTCGCCTCGAGTCGTTCGATCGAATCGCGCATTTGTGCGGCCTCTTTATCCTCTTCGGGGCGGTACGCCTCCGCGTCGCCCATGAAATGACCCATCCGGCGGTGCACCTGTACCTCCAGGATGCTCGGTCCGTTGTCGTCACGGGCACGTCCGATGGCTTCCCGTGCGGCCTCGAACACTTCGACGGCGTCGTCGTGTCCCACGCGTTCGTGGGGGATGTCGTGACCCTCTCCACGCCGGGAGCCGTCCTGGACGTCGGTGATGCGCTCTTTCGGCATGCTTATCGCCCAGTCGTTGTCTTCGATGACGAAGACCACGGGCAGGTCCTGGACCTTCGCGAGGTTGAGCGATTCGAGGAAGGCACCCTGGTCGATGGCGCCCTCCCCGAGGAAGGCAACGGCGATGTCGTCCGTGTTCCGCTTCTTCGCTGCCAGCGCAGCCCCGACGGCAGGTGGGACACCCTGTGCGATGATCCCACTGCAGGCGAAGTTCACGTCGGGGTCGAACAGGTGCATGTGCCCGCCTTTCCCCTTTCCGAGGCCGGTCTCTCGCCCGAATATCTCCGC is a genomic window of Halanaeroarchaeum sp. HSR-CO containing:
- a CDS encoding lipoyl domain-containing protein, whose translation is MSGERTAVTPDAVWPEDTDEAEAVLVDWFVTEGASVTEGETLCTIQVEKVDIDVPAPADGTLVEIGISEDQVCAPGDTLGWIEG
- a CDS encoding iron transporter; this encodes MTRDSDPSRSEPTTNRRTFLGTVGAVGTASLAGCSDLLQWQSPYAPPVVEDRPDAVYHPTHTEEMVMAGMKKAGPYGCALSYGYPHRFWLVTGTRTERVSIREDDSVHLMATIWDRASGIVLPDASPDVEISVGEETVTSLNPWSMLSQQMGFHFGDNVTLPGDGSYDVEIGIAPPSLPRSESMPDAPDERTTCSVDFEFSRAERDELSVTEFPDRQGDPGAVPAMDMSMTPTSTVPTMGDLPGRTLGSATSGDAAFTVTIVDDAARFGASADQSYLSVSPRTPHNRFGLPFMSLSASLDRDGSATDVSLDAALDPALSLHYGAVVAEPVTGTDLTVTVETPPQVSRHEGYETAFLEMPPVEFTL
- a CDS encoding thiamine pyrophosphate-dependent dehydrogenase E1 component subunit alpha, whose product is MYEWMVTARYYEERLQEEYLEGKQPAFDISAGPIPGELHLAAGHESSAAGVVSHLRDSDTVTAPHRPHHVAIAKGVDLDRMTAEIFGRETGLGKGKGGHMHLFDPDVNFACSGIIAQGVPPAVGAALAAKKRNTDDIAVAFLGEGAIDQGAFLESLNLAKVQDLPVVFVIEDNDWAISMPKERITDVQDGSRRGEGHDIPHERVGHDDAVEVFEAAREAIGRARDDNGPSILEVQVHRRMGHFMGDAEAYRPEEDKEAAQMRDSIERLEATMEDAGITADERDSIRTDAQERVDDAIAWAKDQPEPEPDAAYEDVFTNPPSGVTDAEPATDGGETQ
- a CDS encoding Cdc6/Cdc18 family protein, with the protein product MIGDGTRGAVVADARVFQEDWVPGDMHHRDAELNLMASALKPVVEGDPGTELLLTGPSGTGKTCSAKYLLGKLRERVLDIETQYVNCWSDYTRYRVLFRILDGLDSAEAIRNRSSASDLLERLREVDIPVVVILDEVDQLAESAVLYELYELPHVEMVLISNGEAEVLAGIDDRLQSRLRTATRVSFDRYGTDALVSILEQRAQKGLQPDVVGRSELEAIARAADGNARNAIAVLRSAAQLAESRDLDGIAEAIVDDAVSDAQTRVRRTLLEKLNDHQRVLYDVIASDEPIAPGDLYDAYEETVEEPRTKRTLRTYLTKMEQYSLVVAEGSAQGRRYRTGDPGPDDR
- a CDS encoding alpha-ketoacid dehydrogenase subunit beta → MTDRERTMSRAMVDAIAHEMRENEEVFVMGEDVADYEGIFDSTTGLREEFGYDRVMDVPISETAFIGAGVGAAQSGMRPIVELMFADFFGVAMDQIYNNMAKNTYMSGGNVSVPMTLMTAVGGTYNDAAQHSQTLYGTFAHLPGMKVVVPSTAYDAKGLMHNAIRDDDPVVYMFHKRLMGLGWMPAPDGPKTPVPEEDYTIPFGSADVKREGDDVTVVTLGLHVHRALEAAEELADEVDVEVIDLRTLVPLDTETILESVRKTGNLVVVDEDYQSFGVTGEITARVAEAALEDLEGVKRLAIPDVPIPYARPLENEVLPGTDDIVQTIRSLDPVRSLSP